A stretch of Pseudoalteromonas sp. A25 DNA encodes these proteins:
- a CDS encoding lipase secretion chaperone, with product MSKWSLTIAISMITALSLAALLGGVLSTAEEEVTQHVEPMLSDASPDEANNQAPLFFETSKSSQQGCQSITAKDRHKIDDWLLALQKEELQTQWQHHIDKLDVCLQAHATAYLNYKSALAEVDENLNIFERHELLMALQRQYFSVQLIERWFADENRWNEHALERWQILADKRSSSEQKERLIAQHISQLSDTERQLIHSSTQITTLSKNLPDKTPNELIAQYGEAAAQRLVELNAKQTQWREKLLKFEQQRLEIMASDNTQSEQLQQIERLKQTMFNSAEQKRLPHAFALIQSKHERN from the coding sequence ATGAGCAAGTGGAGCTTGACGATTGCTATATCAATGATCACTGCGTTAAGTCTCGCTGCGTTGCTCGGGGGGGTCCTAAGCACTGCTGAAGAAGAAGTGACGCAACACGTTGAGCCGATGCTATCAGATGCATCGCCTGATGAAGCAAACAATCAGGCTCCACTGTTTTTTGAAACCAGCAAAAGCAGCCAACAAGGTTGCCAGAGCATAACAGCAAAAGACAGGCATAAAATAGATGATTGGCTACTTGCACTGCAAAAAGAAGAGTTACAAACACAGTGGCAACATCATATTGATAAGCTGGATGTGTGCTTACAAGCGCATGCTACAGCCTATCTAAATTATAAAAGCGCACTTGCAGAAGTCGATGAAAATCTTAATATATTTGAACGCCATGAGCTATTAATGGCTTTGCAGCGTCAGTATTTTTCAGTGCAGTTAATAGAGCGCTGGTTTGCGGATGAAAATCGTTGGAACGAACACGCTTTAGAGCGTTGGCAAATTTTGGCTGATAAGAGAAGCAGCAGCGAGCAAAAAGAGCGCTTAATTGCACAGCACATAAGCCAACTATCAGATACTGAGCGGCAACTTATTCACTCCAGCACCCAGATAACCACACTCTCCAAAAATCTGCCAGATAAAACTCCTAACGAGTTGATAGCGCAGTATGGTGAAGCAGCCGCTCAACGGCTCGTTGAATTAAATGCGAAGCAAACCCAATGGCGTGAAAAGTTGTTAAAGTTTGAGCAACAGCGCTTAGAAATTATGGCAAGTGACAATACCCAAAGTGAGCAACTGCAACAAATAGAAAGGCTAAAGCAAACAATGTTTAACAGCGCAGAACAAAAGCGGCTGCCACATGCATTTGCATTAATACAAAGTAAGCACGAACGAAATTAA
- a CDS encoding esterase/lipase family protein: MKRYIFSLIIGISSLCCTAAQSSEELKYPVVLVHGLFGFDNLLGVDYFYRVPSVIQQEGGDVYVAEVSSAHNSELRGEQLLEQVALVRAITGKAKVNLIGHSQGAQTIRYVASVKPQWVASVTSIGGVNWGSRFADVVRGSVDTGSFSEQFLASLANGLAGLIDLLSGKPSAPKDALEALSALTTEGSVAFNQSFPEGIPSTYCGHSAALADNGVYYFSWSGSKAWTNVFDPADNALALFSQVFTEPNDGLVSACSSHLGQVIGTNFKMNHLDQVNQTIGIHHLFETDPLTLYRQHIRRLKGLNL, translated from the coding sequence ATGAAACGTTACATATTTTCACTCATTATTGGTATTTCCTCTTTGTGTTGCACCGCCGCCCAAAGCAGTGAAGAGCTTAAGTATCCGGTGGTGTTAGTTCACGGCTTATTTGGTTTTGATAATTTACTAGGAGTCGACTATTTCTATCGTGTCCCTTCTGTTATTCAGCAAGAGGGCGGTGATGTGTACGTAGCTGAAGTATCTTCAGCGCATAACTCAGAACTACGAGGTGAGCAATTACTCGAACAAGTCGCACTTGTGCGTGCAATAACAGGGAAGGCTAAGGTTAATCTTATTGGACATAGCCAAGGCGCGCAAACGATCCGTTATGTGGCATCAGTTAAGCCTCAATGGGTCGCGTCAGTGACGAGTATAGGAGGTGTTAACTGGGGAAGTCGTTTTGCAGATGTTGTCAGAGGGAGTGTTGATACCGGGTCATTTTCAGAACAGTTTTTAGCGTCTTTGGCAAATGGCTTGGCTGGACTGATAGATTTGTTATCGGGTAAACCGAGTGCGCCCAAAGATGCTTTAGAAGCACTATCAGCACTAACTACGGAAGGTTCAGTGGCGTTTAATCAAAGCTTTCCTGAAGGAATACCAAGCACATATTGTGGGCACTCTGCAGCCTTAGCAGACAATGGTGTTTATTACTTTTCTTGGAGTGGCTCAAAAGCCTGGACGAATGTGTTTGATCCAGCTGATAACGCATTGGCATTATTTTCTCAAGTATTTACAGAGCCAAATGATGGACTTGTATCCGCTTGTTCGAGCCACTTAGGTCAGGTCATAGGGACCAATTTTAAAATGAATCACCTTGACCAAGTCAATCAGACTATTGGCATCCACCATTTGTTCGAGACGGATCCGCTTACACTATACCGCCAACATATTCGTCGACTAAAGGGTCTTAATCTATGA